The DNA segment TTCTCCAATATCTTCAACTGTGAAAAACTAGATTTAATCTCTGATAAAGATATTCTGAATATTAGAAACACTGGAGGATTCAACAATGACTGGGAGTTAACATACGCATTCATCCTCTACTATTTCTTTAAGCTATCCGTTTTTCTTTCGAAGAGAGCGCAGATCAATCTCCCAGAGAACACCGGTGTTAAAGACGCGATAAACTTGCTAAAAAATCTGAGAAATATGTTAAATCTTTCAAACATTCACCACGAGAAAATAACCTTGATGAAAGAGTATACTTTAGACGAATATATATCATACTTAGATGTTTACGGTTTAAAAACAGCGCGTAAAGTATTATACTCTTGGGCTGAAAACATGTCTCAGATTAATTTCATGCAGCAAATAGAAAAATATCTATGCTTTCAGAAAAGTTTAGATCATGATGTAGTAACCAGGATTTTCCAAGAATTCTATTTAGGACCGCTGTTAACCGAGTTCTACAATATAGAAACCATCCTAGATGTTAAAGAAGGGGCTATTACCAAGGAGACCCTTAACGGTGATTTAAAAGATTATAAAAAACTTTTAGAATTAGGGATTAAAAAATTCGGTATAGCTTCTAGCAGACCTAGAAAAGAAGCTGAATATATTCTGCGAAAATACAGTGTTATACCTGAAATGGTTAATATGGACGCTTTAATTTTCCTCGAGGATATAAAAGCTGAAGAAGAAAGAATTGAAAAACAAACAGGCCAGAAGCTATCTTTAGAGAAGCCTCACCCAGCTTCAATTCTATTATCCCTTAAAAATATAGGCGAAGTTAAAGCCGCCGCCTTCGTCGGCGACACTGCAGCCGATATTTACGCAGCTAATGAGGCTAAGAAAATTTTTAACACACCTATAGTCAGTGTAGGCTTCACAGGTCAAGCTTCAGATCCACATCTACTAGAGAAAAAATTTATGAGCCTGAAAACAGATATAATCGTCCCTTCAATATCCCAGCTAGTTTTAGTAATAGGAGACATCAAGCTTAAAGACGGCCAAGAGGTTTTAAAAAAATGCGAACCGCTGATCTGAAAAGAACAACTAAGGAAACAAATATTCAAGTTAAATTAAACTTGGATGGTAAAGGCATTTCAGATATTAAAACGCCTATAAATTTTCTCAATCATATGTTAACCACGATCTCTAAACACTCTAATATAGATTTAACCATCTCCGCGGAGGGAGATTCCCCCCACCACATAGCTGAAGACGTAGCTATCACATTCGCTGAAGCATTGAATACTGCTTTAAGGGATAAAAAAGGTATTGAACGATTCGGTGAAGCCACCATTCCAATGGATGACGCTTTAGCTCAAGTCGCTTTAGATTTAGGCGGTAGACCCTACTATGTTTTAAACATAGATTTTAAAAGACCTTCAATAGATGACATGGCAGCGGAGGATATCATACATTTTTTGAAAACATTCTCATCTAACTTGAAAATCAACCTACACGCTAAAATCCTCTACGGTGAAAACGATCATCATAAAATTGAAGCTCTATTCAAAGCCCTCGCTGTAGCGCTTAAAAGAGCGATTAAATTAACAAATATAGACGCTGTTCCGAGCACTAAAGGAGTGATTTAAACTGGTTAAAATAGCTGTCATAGACTACGGTTTAGGTAATCTGAGAAGTATATTTAACGCACTTAAAAAATTAGGCGCTGAACCTTTGATAACAAGCGACTGTTATCTTATAAAGAACGCTGACGCTGTAATTCTACCAGGTGTAGGCGCTTTTAAAGACGCTATGGACAATTTAAAAAGCATCCAGAACATGTTAGTAGACGAAATATTAAATACTAAACCAGTTTTAGGAATATGCCTAGGCCTCCAGTTAATGTTAACTGAAAGCAGGGAGGGAGGATTAAATAAAGGCCTGAATATTTTTAGAGGCTCGGTTATAAGGCTACCTGAAACAGTGAAAGCACCCCACATCGGCTGGAATACTATAACAATTATAAACTCAGGTAACCATATTATAGACGGCTTAAAAGATAACAGCTACTTCTACTTCGTTCACTCATATTACGCGACAGGGTTGGATACAAAACTTCTCATAGCTGAAACCGAGTATGGAGTCAGATTCCCTTCTATCATAGGTTTGAAAAACATCTTCGCCACTCAATTTCACCCTGAGAAATCAGGTGAAAATGGTTTAAAATTACTAACCAATTTTATTAAATACGTTAAAGGCTGATCCAGTTTGAAGATTATCCCCGCCGTTGACATTCAAAAAGGTAGAGTCGTAAGATTATACCAAGGTAAAGTTGATACAGCTAAGGAATACTACTCTGACCCTGTAAAAACCGCTAAGTTCTTTGAAGCGGAAGGCGCTGAAATAATTCACATAGTAGATTTGGACGCTGCGATGGATCGAGGGGATAACAGCGATATTATACTCAGAATAGCTGAAGCAGTGAGCTCGGAGGTGCAAGTCGGCGGCGGTATCAGAACAGTAGAGAAAGCTGTGAAATTTTTAAACAAAAATATTAGGAGAATAGTGTTAGGCACAGCCTTTTTTAACAATAAAAGTCTACCAGAATATTTAATCAAAGAATACGGTAAAGATAGGATAATCGCAGCTGTAGATCACTATAAGTTGAGAGTTAAAATAAAAGGATGGCTTCAATCAACTGAAGTACACCTCCTAAATTATATTAAAATAATAGAGGAAATCGGGCCTGGCTTCATTCTTCTTTCTTCAATTGAAGCGGATGGAACTATGAGAGGACCAGATTTAGACACTATAGAAAAAGTTATAGAACAGGTGAAAACACCTTTAATAATAGCCGGAGGAGTAAGTTCACTTAACGATCTAATACTACTTAAAAAACTTCACCCCTACGGCGTGATTGTAGGTAGGGCGCTCTATGAAAAAGCTTTTACCCTGCGAGAGGCAGCTAAAATTTTAGGAGGTATTAAAAATGATAGAAAGAGATGAAATATTAAGAATAATAAGCGAATATGATAAAAACAATCTGAAAATAGGATGCCTAGGCTCACACTCAGCACTTGACATAGCCGACGGCGCTAAAGATGAGGGCTTTACCACATATGTATGGTGTCAGAAAGGCAGGGAGGAACCATACACGCGGTTTTTTAAATCAGTCTACTATAATAATAAACTTGTAAAAGGATGCGTCGACCACCCTATACTATTAGATTCTTTTAAGGAGGTTCTCAAATACGATAAAATAATCCGCGAGAATAGTATTCTATGGATCCCCAACAGATCTTTTGTAACTTATTGTGGAATTGAAAATGTGGAGAATAATTTTAGAGTACCCTATGTAGGCAGCAGAAACCTGTTAAGATTAGAGGAAAGGGAGGAAAGAAAAAACTATTACTGGCTCTGTGAAAAAGCTGGTCTACCCACACCTAAAAAACTCGATCCGAATCAAATAGACAGGCTGACAATAGTTAAACTCCACCACGCTAAAATGAAGCTTGAGCGAGGCTTCTTCACCTGTGCTAGTTCAAAAGAATTTGAGCAAAAATCTAAAGCCCTTATAAATCAAGGTGTGATAACAGAATCAGATCTTGAAAAAGCCCGGATAGAAGAATATATAATAGGCCCTGTCTTCAACTTTAACTTCTTTTATTCACCTGTATCTGAGAAGATAGGTGAAGAACCTTTAGAACTACTCGGAATAGATTGGAGATTCGAATCATCTTTAGACGGCTTTGTGAGAATACCAGCCGAGCAACAGCTCACCCTCCCAGAATCTCAAAAATATCCGATAATGACTGTCGTAGGCCATAATAGTTGCTCACTTCGCGAAAGTATTTTAAATAATATCTTTCCGATCGCTGAAAAATTCGTTAAAGCAACAAAAGAATACTATAAGCCCGGTATGATCGGATCCTTTTGTCTTCAAACAGTTATCACAAGTGATATGAAACCTATAATATATGATATAGCGACGAGAACAGGCGGAGGGACAAACGCTCATATGTGGCTTGGGGCGCCTTACGGTAATATAATCTGGCGTTCTCGAATGTCATCCGGTAGACGCGTAGCACTAGAAGTTAAAAGAGCCGTAGAACACGACCTACTAGATTATATCGTTACCTGAAAGGTTGAAAACCAATGCTAGCTAAACGTATCATCCCATGTCTTGACATGAAAGATGGGAGAGTTGTTAAAGGAGTGAAGTTTACAAATCTAAAAGACGCAGGGGATCCACCTAGCCTAGCTGAGATATACGATGAGCAGGGAGCTGACGAAATCGTTTTCTTAGATGTAACCGCCTCCCATGAAAAAAGAGATATTCTAATCGACGTTGTTGAAAGAACAGCTGATAGAATCTTCATTCCGTTCACTGTGGGAGGTGGTTTAAATTCTATTAAATCCATTAATGAAATTCTGAGAGCTGGAGCGGATAAAGTATCCCTTAATACAAGTGCGATAAAAAATCCTAGCTTAGTTAAGGAAGCGGCTGAAAAATTCGGGAGTCAGTGTATAGTCGTAGCGATAGACGCTAAAAGAGTTTATACAGAGAATATAGACGAGCGTGGCGAACATATATACGTCCAAACCCCCAACGGAATATGCTGGTGGGAGGCTTATATATACGGTGGTAGACAGCCCACTGGAATTGACGCATTAAACTGGGCTAGAAGAGTTGAAGAGCTAGGGGCTGGTGAAATCCTATTAACAAGCATGGACTGTGATGGAGTAAAACAAGGATACGACATAGAGCTTACAAGAACCGCCTCTAGACTTTTAAAAATCCCTGTCATCGCCTCAGGAGGGGCTGGTAAACCAGAACACATATTAGAAGCCTTCACTAAAGGTAAAGCCGACGCAGCGCTCGCAGCCTCAATATTCCATTACAACCAGTATACTGTTAGAGAAATAAAAGAATTCCTCGCCGCTCACAGCGTCCCAGTAAGATTGTAGATTCTAAAAATAGGAAAAGGTGCCCACTATGATTTTAGATGAAGCTACCGCTAATAAAATTGTAGAATCGATAAACTTCAAGAAAATGAACGGTCTTATACCAGTTGTAGTTCAAGATATAACAGACAACCGGGTTTTAATGGTCGCCTTCGCCGATAAGGAAGCGGTTATTAAATCACTTACAAAAGGGTTTACTCATTTTTATAGTAGGAGTCGAAAAAAAATATGGATGAAAGGAGATACTAGCGGGCACACTCAAAAAATAATAGAAGTATACTTAGATTGCGATAATGACACTATACTTTTTAAAGTTGAGCAGAACATAGCGGCTTGTCACACCGGTTTCCGCTCATGTTTCTACAGAAAGATGAATGAGAAAGGGGAGTGGTTTATCGCAGAGACTAGAATATTCGAACCGAGCAAGGTATACGGTAAGGTTGAAGAATAATATTACTCCAAATGATTTTCTAAAAAATTATTTATACTAATTTAATTATAAAATATCCTAAATTCCCTTCTATAGAATATAAATTTTTAACAAACACAAGGAGACCTTTTTTTGCAGGAGAATAAACAATTAAAAAAAGATGAAAAAGAGGTGGAATTTCAATATATCAGTAAGTTTTCAGAATATTTAAAAAAAGGGGCGTCTTCGAGAGTTCTCTATCTTCTAAAAGAGTTGTTAACTCATATAAACGTTGTATGCTTAGAATGTGAAAGTGATAAAATGCGATGCATGCTCAGACCTATGTGCGGTAAAAGCAGACCCTACTTATCTATAAGATTAGAGCTAGGTTACCGGATCGAGGAACTCCCTCAATTCTGTTTACAGCAACATCTAAACTATTTCAGCAATTTTTTGAGAGGCAAAATTAAAGGTAACGTGTTTAAAGACGTTAAAATCACTATAGGCCAGTTATTGACGTTACTAGACGAGATAAAGCCTTTATCTATTTATATACCGCCAATAGATCAAAGAGAGGAAATTTTCAAGATTATTTTAAACATGGTAAAAACGATTATACCTGAAGCTGAAACATACATCGGAGGCTCTCACGGGTATATCAGTGTTTTCAACTCGCTCATCCACATAGATATGAAAAATGGAATGGTTAACCTTAATCCATCAGATGAACCTGTCTCTTCTCCAGACGAATTAAAAAAACTGGTAGAAATTTACTCGAAAATATATAATATTAAAGTAGAAGTTATCGAAGAAGCTTACGGTTTCTGGTACCTAGATTTCCTTATTAAAAAACTTGAACCTGGAAAATCTTTAGAGAAAGAGGTAATAGATATGCTAAGAACCACTAGAGAAAAACTAGAAGAACTCTCAAATTATGCGACCTTCTCTATTATCGAAGATGAACTTCACTGTATAGTAGATGTCCCCGCACCTGGTAAAAGCGACTTGATTAGAATGCTAACTCCGGGCTTAATAAATAATTTTTTTAAAATAATCTCCAGCTCTCTAAAAATTCTGAGAGAAAAATTTGCTAAAGTTATCTGATATCATTCCAATATTTCTGAAAGACAAATATATTAGTTAAATAAAATATTTTATAAGTGTTTTTAGCAGCAGCCAGCGTACCTTAAAATGGTGTGAAATATGAGTTTAGAAAAGGAGACGATATCTAAGCTGCTAACCGAGACATTAAATTTATCAGAGCAAGAAGCGAAATTATATTCAACCCTTCTCCTATTAGGCCAGCTTACTGCAAGCGAGCTAGCTGTTTATTCAGAAATAGATATAACTCAAATTCAAACCATAATTAATAAATTAATTAAAAATATACTAGTCAAAGAGATCCCCGGAATAGTTCCACGCTACCAAGCTAACCCCCCTTATAAGCCTTTAATGCTATACCTTGAAAAATTCAGTGAAACCGTTCAAGAGGCTAAGACATCAATCACAGAATCTATTAAAAAATCTCTTAAAGAATTTAAAAATCAATTAGCCGCTTGGAAAGCTAAAATAAATCAAGTCGTCGATAAAGAAGTGGATGCTATCAACCGCTCGCTGACCAGCTTCACTAGTGAAACAACTAATAATCTAATAGAAGGCTTAGAAAATATTAAAACCACCGTGAATACCGTGGTGGATAAAACATTCACTGATGTAAATCTATTAATCTCAAACTTCACAGGTGAGTTCCTTAAAGAATTAAACCAAAATTTAATTCAAACCCAAACTGATATCAGCGAACATAAGTCTAAGCTTCTAAAACTAATAGAAGAAAACCATGAATTCATTAAAAACCAAAACATTATCCTAAAAGACAAACACACTGAGGCTTTAAACAAATCTAAACAAAATTTCCTCCAAGCGATAGATAGAAATCAATCTACCATAGCTGAACTATTCAAAAATCAACTAGAACTCATAGCGAAAATTCTAGAGGAGTTTAAGACGGTAACCGCCTGTAACCTCGAAAACACCGCTACTTCTATAAGCTCTCTACTAGAAGAGGCTGAGTCGAAAATAAAATCCTCTCTCTCATCTTTCAAAGAAAAAACTTCAAGCCAACTGGTAAACTTTAACACAGATTTTGCAACTATGCTAGATGAATCTGAAAAAATAATAGGCGAAGCTATAAATTACGCAAACCAGGAGGTTAGCCTCCTCATACAAAACGTTAAAACCGACACAGAATCCACGCTTAAATCATTAAACGATCAAATATCAAATTCTATAAGCGAGCTTTCAAATAACAATCAGACAATAATATCGTCGCTTAAAAAAGAAGTGTACGATAAAATAGCTAGTATAGAATCGGATTTAACCACTGAGCAAGCTGGATTGAAAGCAAACCTCACGCAAATATATGAAACACTCATTGAAAAACTAAGTGAGACAGCTACCATTATTAAAGAGAAGATTAGAGAAGAAGCAGACCAAACGCACACTCTCCTCCAGAGAGTAATACCAGAAAACCAGGCTGTTTTAGACGAGGAACTAGCAAAGCTAACGAATTTACAACAAACGGCCTTAAAAGAATCTAACGAGAAAATAGAGTTAATTTTTAAAAACATCATAGAACAGTTTAATATTTTAAAAACAGAGTTAAAAGAATTATTAAATTCAACCCATAACAGTTTAATCAACTACGTTAATAATTCTAAAAATAAACTTCTAAAATCAATTGAATCAGTAGCAGAGAATATAAGTTCTAGAATAGTATTATTTAAAGATACTGTAGAAGAAAACCTTCAATTCTATCAACGTGAAAGCACTCAAGCTTTAAACGATTTTAAAGAAGCCGGAATCTTAAACTTAGATAAATCTATGGATAAAGGTAAAACACTCTTACAGCTAGCCTCTAAGAATATAGAAACCCTAATAGAGGATAAAAATAAAGATGCTGAAAACCTCCTTAACAGTTTACACACACAATTAATTGATCAGCTAACTTCAATTAATAAAAAAATCGGTTTTGAATCATCTAAGCTAACAGCTGATTTAAATTCTAAAACCGATGAGCAAACAAAACTAATCAACTCGAAGATCTCAACCACGAAAGATAATATTTCCAAAATAGTGGAAAAGCAATTAACAGTTTTGGAAACTGAAGCAAACTCTCAAATGGAAGAGGTCAGTTGCAAATTAAATAAAATAGGAGAAGATGTATCCACGGCTACCCGTGCATTAAAAGAAGAAATAGAGGAGAAAGCTAAAAACACGAGTTCAACTCTTTTAAATACTAGAGAGCGATTCGACTCAGAGACGATTAGAATACTCCAAGACTCTATTAAAATCATCGAGAAAATAGAGAATGAAATAAAAGCGTTAATAGATAACACGTCAACTGAAGTAGACTCTAAAATAACTTCCAGCCGCGAGGAAAGCGTGAAAACAGCTGAAGCCTCATTCTATAATAGTTTAAAAGTTTTAGAAGATAATTTAGCTAATACTAAAAATAACATTGAAAACGTTAAAAATAAAGTCGGTGAAAGCCTCCAAGCAACGTCAACTAGTATGAGCGGTGAATTAGAAAAATTATTCGAAAAACTTAAAACCGATCTGAAAGAAAAACACGCGCAATATTCAAATAAACTAGGGGGCTCCACGATAGAACATATTAAAAACATTGAAAAACAGGCTATAAACCAGATTGACGCATCTTCTACCACTCTCGAAAATTTAACAAGCGAGATGCAATCTAAAACTGGAACCCCTCTAAAAACTCTCATAGACAGCGCCGCCCAATCCGCTTCCGTGCTAAAATCTGTATGGGAGGAAGCCTCTCATATAGCCCTTGAAACAGCTGAGGATACATGGCATCTCATCTCAAGAGTAGCTGTAATCACTCATATATGCGATATGATATATCGAACTAAATCCACGATTACAATAGTTCTACCTGAACTGGATGACATAATAGTTAACGCTTTAATGCAAACTAAACCTAGAATTAGAGTTCATTTAGTGGCTGGTTTAAATCTTGAGGTAGATGCAGAGACCGTTAAAAACCTATTGCTGAAAGGTAATATTCGAGTATGGGATAGACCAGAAAGAGACTTTTTCGGCTGCGCCAGAGATAACGAAGAAGTTTTACTCGCACCTAACACTGGGGTCCCTCAAAAAATAGTAGCAATAATCTCACATCAACCAGCCTACGTGGAATTAATCCACAGAGTGCTAGGACCTATGTGGATGGCTTCTTCTAAAGAAATAAGGGATAAAGATCTTCTATAAACTATTCAAGTAAAAGCAAAATTTAAAATGAAACCGGGCCCAGCAAAACCTCCTAGGCAAAACATACGTTGAATACAGTTTAGAAGCCTTGATGATATCAATATCTTTTTAAAAACTTCAAGTCAATTATTAAACAGTTAGTTGCCTGTATTGAAATTGTAATGGTCGGTGTAGTATATGACGTTAAGCCTAGATGTTAAAAAAATAGAGCATATAGTCGGATCTGAAAATATTTTAACAGATACAGTTGACTTAGTCGTATATTCAAGCGACGCCACCCCTATAAAATCGAGACCTAACATTGTCATCTTTCCTACTACAACGCAGCAAGTATCGGATATAATGAAATATGCTAGCGCTAATAGAATACCTGTAGTCCCTAGAGGCGCCGGCAGCAGCTTAAGCGGCGGGCCTGTTGCGATAAAAGGAGGGATAATACTAGACTTCACTAAAATGAATAAGATTTTGAACGTGGACACGGATAACTTCGAAGTTTTAGTTGAACCAGGCGTGGTTTACAAGACGCTTGAAAAAAAACTTAAACCTTTAGGTTTATTCTTCCCACCTGACCCCTCCAGCCAGGACTGGTGTACGATAGGCGGCATGATCGCTGAGAACGCAGGTGGAATGCGTGCTGTTAAGTACGGTGTTACTAGAGACTGGGTTATGGGGCTTGAAGTAGTTTTATCTAACGGGGATGTTGCTTGGTTCGGCTCTAGTACCTATAAATTTGCGTCAGGTTATGAGATGCACAGGCTTATAGTCGGATCTGAAGGCACCCTCGCAATAATCACAAAAGCGTTGTTGAAAGTAACAACTTTACCTGAAGCTA comes from the Candidatus Odinarchaeum yellowstonii genome and includes:
- the hisB gene encoding imidazoleglycerol-phosphate dehydratase HisB gives rise to the protein MRTADLKRTTKETNIQVKLNLDGKGISDIKTPINFLNHMLTTISKHSNIDLTISAEGDSPHHIAEDVAITFAEALNTALRDKKGIERFGEATIPMDDALAQVALDLGGRPYYVLNIDFKRPSIDDMAAEDIIHFLKTFSSNLKINLHAKILYGENDHHKIEALFKALAVALKRAIKLTNIDAVPSTKGVI
- the hisH gene encoding imidazole glycerol phosphate synthase subunit HisH encodes the protein MAVIDYGLGNLRSIFNALKKLGAEPLITSDCYLIKNADAVILPGVGAFKDAMDNLKSIQNMLVDEILNTKPVLGICLGLQLMLTESREGGLNKGLNIFRGSVIRLPETVKAPHIGWNTITIINSGNHIIDGLKDNSYFYFVHSYYATGLDTKLLIAETEYGVRFPSIIGLKNIFATQFHPEKSGENGLKLLTNFIKYVKG
- the hisA gene encoding 1-(5-phosphoribosyl)-5-[(5-phosphoribosylamino)methylideneamino]imidazole-4-carboxamide isomerase; this encodes MKIIPAVDIQKGRVVRLYQGKVDTAKEYYSDPVKTAKFFEAEGAEIIHIVDLDAAMDRGDNSDIILRIAEAVSSEVQVGGGIRTVEKAVKFLNKNIRRIVLGTAFFNNKSLPEYLIKEYGKDRIIAAVDHYKLRVKIKGWLQSTEVHLLNYIKIIEEIGPGFILLSSIEADGTMRGPDLDTIEKVIEQVKTPLIIAGGVSSLNDLILLKKLHPYGVIVGRALYEKAFTLREAAKILGGIKNDRKR
- a CDS encoding formate--phosphoribosylaminoimidazolecarboxamide ligase family protein — encoded protein: MIERDEILRIISEYDKNNLKIGCLGSHSALDIADGAKDEGFTTYVWCQKGREEPYTRFFKSVYYNNKLVKGCVDHPILLDSFKEVLKYDKIIRENSILWIPNRSFVTYCGIENVENNFRVPYVGSRNLLRLEEREERKNYYWLCEKAGLPTPKKLDPNQIDRLTIVKLHHAKMKLERGFFTCASSKEFEQKSKALINQGVITESDLEKARIEEYIIGPVFNFNFFYSPVSEKIGEEPLELLGIDWRFESSLDGFVRIPAEQQLTLPESQKYPIMTVVGHNSCSLRESILNNIFPIAEKFVKATKEYYKPGMIGSFCLQTVITSDMKPIIYDIATRTGGGTNAHMWLGAPYGNIIWRSRMSSGRRVALEVKRAVEHDLLDYIVT
- the hisF gene encoding imidazole glycerol phosphate synthase subunit HisF codes for the protein MLAKRIIPCLDMKDGRVVKGVKFTNLKDAGDPPSLAEIYDEQGADEIVFLDVTASHEKRDILIDVVERTADRIFIPFTVGGGLNSIKSINEILRAGADKVSLNTSAIKNPSLVKEAAEKFGSQCIVVAIDAKRVYTENIDERGEHIYVQTPNGICWWEAYIYGGRQPTGIDALNWARRVEELGAGEILLTSMDCDGVKQGYDIELTRTASRLLKIPVIASGGAGKPEHILEAFTKGKADAALAASIFHYNQYTVREIKEFLAAHSVPVRL
- the hisI gene encoding phosphoribosyl-AMP cyclohydrolase yields the protein MILDEATANKIVESINFKKMNGLIPVVVQDITDNRVLMVAFADKEAVIKSLTKGFTHFYSRSRKKIWMKGDTSGHTQKIIEVYLDCDNDTILFKVEQNIAACHTGFRSCFYRKMNEKGEWFIAETRIFEPSKVYGKVEE